The following coding sequences are from one Crateriforma spongiae window:
- a CDS encoding family 43 glycosylhydrolase encodes MKILSTLFTVAVMIGAGSTAWAQPIVDSWRYTFEHPDGDWQQPDYVAQGWKEGSGGFGTADTPGARVGTRWETDEIWLRKSIRLNNPAKDIALYVHHDEDAQIYLNGVLVADLDGYTRQYKLVKIPADKKDAVRTGTNVLAVHCKQTSGGQFIDVHFARPGRLPELPQPVGSNKPFQSDLITRWGKKVTAENAWTEYPRPQLKRADWTNLNGHWDYAVTSLESHDTPGQWDGKILVPFCLESKLGGVQRLLDPSEALWYRRTFDANIADGHRQLLNFEAVDYHCEVFVNGTSVGTHTGGNTPFQFDITDAVKQGANELVVRVEDATEQFQLRGKQTFNARGIWYTRVSGIWQTVWMEQVPSESIRDIKISTDADRGSITVSPETTSGQNCRIVVRDGQRVVAEGETDDTIELVIDNAKLWSPDQPHLYDIEVTLNDDSGNAVDSVDSYAGIRTVGKVKDADGHWRFTLNGDVLFHWGPLDQGWWPDGLLTPPSDEAMLFDIEYLKSAGFNMIRKHIKVEPRRYYYHCDRLGMMMWQDHVSGGPQPPWTRLQPDPTDAVWPDDQHDQFMLELERMIDTLENHPSIVSWVPFNERWGQHRTMEVGQWTVDRDPSRLINIASGGNFWPVGDVVDHHQYPHPDFPFDLDKGGRFDDFIKVVGEFGGHGLPIRGHLWDADRRNWGYGGLPQNKKEYLERYLTSIEGLDRLRRQGIAGGVYTQTTDVEGEINGLMTYDREVIKIPADRLAKVHKILFTSTDQKAADAFPKSAFQEVPTDRKPGPVMDPETIRAGLKSHDRALYIKAGWIRDPYITLAPDGYYYLTGTQPRKNDPREAENPYNIGLGDQSIVGDQVRVYRSPDLIEWESLGVVFDLSDTYREQNGEKIKKRLIWAPEVHWMGDRWALVHCPKSQSSLALTTGPELKGPWVHPMNGNMGPRHDPSIFTDDDGTPYLLWQNTLVAPMKKDLSGYTGEPVRIDPAGSRPGPDGTPISRIGHEGATMIKVGGKYVHLGTAWSTDQGRKGSYNLYYCVADDINGPYGPRKFAGRFLGHGTPFQDKEGKWWNTAFFNANVPPVPRDGIQDRDLGENAQTINEQGVTIVPLDVRMLDNGEVYIRAKDPAYAKPGPDEAQDFDLSE; translated from the coding sequence ATGAAGATTCTGTCCACTCTGTTTACCGTCGCCGTGATGATCGGTGCCGGGTCGACCGCCTGGGCCCAGCCCATCGTCGACAGTTGGCGTTACACGTTTGAACATCCTGATGGCGATTGGCAACAACCCGACTACGTCGCCCAGGGTTGGAAAGAAGGTTCCGGCGGCTTTGGTACCGCGGACACGCCCGGCGCACGCGTGGGCACCCGATGGGAAACCGATGAAATCTGGCTGCGCAAATCCATCCGGTTGAACAATCCCGCCAAAGACATCGCGTTGTATGTCCATCATGACGAAGACGCCCAGATCTATTTGAACGGTGTGTTGGTCGCGGATCTGGACGGATACACCCGCCAATACAAGCTGGTCAAAATTCCCGCCGACAAAAAGGACGCGGTCCGAACCGGCACCAACGTCTTGGCCGTGCATTGCAAACAAACCAGCGGCGGACAATTCATCGACGTTCACTTTGCACGACCAGGCCGACTGCCGGAATTGCCCCAACCGGTCGGCAGCAACAAACCTTTTCAGTCTGATCTGATCACCCGATGGGGTAAGAAGGTCACAGCCGAAAACGCGTGGACCGAATACCCGCGTCCTCAATTGAAACGTGCCGATTGGACAAACCTGAATGGGCACTGGGACTATGCCGTCACGTCGTTGGAATCCCACGACACGCCCGGCCAATGGGACGGGAAGATCTTGGTCCCTTTCTGTTTGGAATCCAAACTCGGGGGCGTCCAGCGTTTGCTGGATCCATCGGAAGCCCTTTGGTATCGACGCACCTTTGATGCGAACATCGCCGATGGACATCGGCAACTGTTGAACTTCGAAGCGGTCGACTATCACTGCGAAGTCTTCGTCAACGGAACGTCCGTCGGAACGCACACCGGCGGAAACACGCCGTTCCAGTTCGACATCACCGACGCGGTCAAACAGGGCGCAAATGAATTGGTCGTGCGTGTCGAAGACGCCACCGAACAATTCCAACTGCGTGGCAAGCAAACCTTCAACGCCCGCGGCATTTGGTACACACGCGTTTCGGGCATCTGGCAAACGGTTTGGATGGAACAGGTTCCCAGCGAATCGATCCGCGACATCAAGATCAGCACCGATGCAGATCGCGGCAGCATCACCGTTTCCCCGGAAACGACATCCGGCCAGAACTGTCGCATCGTCGTCCGCGACGGCCAACGCGTCGTTGCCGAAGGCGAAACCGACGACACGATCGAATTGGTGATCGACAACGCCAAGCTGTGGTCGCCCGACCAACCGCACTTGTACGACATCGAAGTCACGTTGAACGACGACTCGGGTAACGCCGTCGACTCCGTCGATTCCTACGCGGGCATCCGAACGGTCGGCAAAGTCAAAGACGCGGATGGGCACTGGCGATTCACGCTCAACGGCGACGTCTTGTTCCACTGGGGACCGCTGGATCAAGGTTGGTGGCCCGACGGGTTGCTGACGCCGCCGTCGGACGAAGCGATGTTGTTCGACATCGAGTACTTAAAGAGTGCCGGATTCAACATGATCCGCAAACACATCAAGGTCGAACCACGACGATATTACTATCACTGTGACCGACTGGGCATGATGATGTGGCAAGACCACGTCAGCGGTGGCCCCCAACCGCCGTGGACGCGATTGCAACCCGATCCCACCGATGCCGTTTGGCCCGATGACCAGCACGATCAATTCATGCTGGAACTGGAACGGATGATCGACACACTGGAAAATCACCCGTCGATCGTTTCCTGGGTTCCGTTCAACGAACGATGGGGCCAGCACCGCACCATGGAAGTGGGGCAATGGACCGTCGATCGAGACCCGTCGCGGTTGATCAACATCGCCAGCGGCGGAAATTTTTGGCCGGTCGGTGACGTCGTCGATCACCATCAATACCCCCATCCTGATTTCCCGTTCGACCTGGACAAGGGCGGACGCTTTGACGACTTCATCAAAGTCGTCGGCGAATTCGGCGGACACGGTCTGCCGATTCGTGGTCACTTGTGGGATGCCGATCGCCGCAATTGGGGTTACGGCGGCCTGCCACAGAACAAAAAGGAATACTTGGAACGTTACCTGACCTCTATCGAAGGCCTGGACCGTCTGCGACGCCAAGGCATCGCGGGCGGCGTTTACACGCAAACGACCGATGTCGAAGGCGAAATCAATGGACTGATGACCTACGATCGCGAAGTCATCAAGATTCCCGCCGACCGCTTGGCTAAGGTCCACAAGATCCTATTCACCTCCACGGACCAGAAAGCCGCCGACGCGTTTCCCAAGTCGGCGTTCCAAGAAGTCCCCACGGACCGCAAACCGGGCCCCGTCATGGACCCGGAAACGATTCGTGCCGGACTGAAAAGTCACGACCGTGCCCTGTACATCAAGGCCGGCTGGATCCGCGATCCTTATATCACTTTGGCACCGGACGGTTACTACTACTTGACCGGAACGCAGCCGCGAAAAAACGATCCTCGCGAAGCCGAGAATCCTTATAACATCGGCCTGGGCGACCAAAGCATTGTCGGCGATCAAGTCCGTGTGTATCGCAGCCCCGACTTGATTGAATGGGAATCTTTGGGCGTTGTGTTCGACCTGAGCGACACGTACCGAGAACAGAACGGTGAAAAGATCAAGAAACGTTTGATCTGGGCCCCCGAAGTCCACTGGATGGGCGATCGTTGGGCCTTGGTGCATTGCCCCAAAAGCCAATCCAGCCTGGCCCTCACGACGGGACCTGAATTGAAAGGCCCCTGGGTGCACCCGATGAATGGGAACATGGGCCCGCGGCACGATCCGTCGATCTTCACCGACGACGATGGAACGCCCTACCTGTTATGGCAGAACACCTTGGTCGCCCCGATGAAAAAGGACTTGTCAGGCTACACCGGCGAACCGGTTCGCATTGATCCGGCCGGCAGCCGACCTGGTCCCGATGGAACCCCGATCAGTCGCATCGGTCACGAAGGCGCGACGATGATCAAAGTCGGCGGCAAGTACGTCCATTTGGGAACAGCTTGGTCAACCGATCAAGGTCGCAAGGGATCCTACAATCTCTACTACTGCGTAGCCGACGACATCAACGGTCCTTACGGTCCGCGAAAGTTTGCCGGACGGTTCTTGGGTCACGGTACGCCGTTCCAAGACAAAGAAGGCAAGTGGTGGAACACGGCATTCTTCAATGCCAATGTCCCCCCCGTGCCTCGCGACGGCATCCAGGATCGCGACCTTGGTGAGAACGCCCAAACCATCAACGAACAAGGCGTCACGATCGTGCCGCTGGATGTTCGCATGCTGGACAACGGCGAAGTTTACATTCGTGCGAAAGACCCCGCCTATGCGAAGCCGGGTCCGGACGAGGCCCAAGACTTTGACTTGAGCGAATAA